A genomic stretch from Cloacibacterium caeni includes:
- a CDS encoding MATE family efflux transporter — protein MKFLNKQFTQETLKLALPVMLTQVGQVSVNLFDNIIVGKLLGAKALAAVSLGNAMFFSIFIFGLGFSLAIPPLVSEAHSQHDHNRINSIFRHGFVVNIILAFVLMLLIFGIIPLMPYLNQPKEILPDTITFLSIVTLSIIPFMIFQTMREVSEGLSFTIGVTKATIFANIINVILNYVFIEHFKMGVAGSAWATFIARVAMMVFLYYVLIKEEKTRRYIKDFSLKIKDFTKEMFEKLIRLGFPTALQLFFEVTAFAGAAFICGLISAKDIAAHQIALSMASFTFNLCVGFSVASTVMIGRKLGEKDFVNLEKVGFNNLKIAFIFMLMCGLVFILGKDVLPTFFTKKEDIAVVELASQLMIIAALFQLSDGIQVTALGCLRGIQDVKIPSILTFIAYWVIAIPLGYYLTVPMKMGAFGMWIALGIGLTISAVLLVIRFRNLSEKRIKAQSN, from the coding sequence ATGAAATTTCTCAATAAACAGTTTACGCAAGAAACCTTAAAACTTGCGCTCCCAGTAATGCTTACACAAGTAGGGCAAGTTTCTGTAAACTTGTTTGATAACATTATTGTAGGAAAACTTCTTGGCGCAAAAGCATTGGCAGCAGTTTCTCTTGGAAACGCTATGTTTTTCTCTATTTTTATCTTTGGATTAGGTTTTTCACTGGCGATTCCGCCATTGGTTTCCGAAGCGCATTCTCAACATGATCACAACAGAATTAACAGCATTTTCCGACACGGATTTGTGGTGAATATCATTTTGGCTTTTGTTTTAATGCTTTTGATATTTGGAATCATTCCACTTATGCCTTATTTGAATCAACCAAAAGAAATTTTACCCGATACCATTACCTTTCTTTCCATCGTCACCTTGAGTATCATTCCATTTATGATTTTTCAAACGATGAGAGAAGTTTCAGAAGGACTTTCTTTTACGATTGGAGTAACCAAAGCGACCATTTTTGCAAATATTATTAACGTAATCCTCAATTATGTTTTTATAGAACACTTTAAAATGGGAGTTGCAGGCTCAGCTTGGGCTACATTTATTGCAAGAGTTGCCATGATGGTTTTCTTGTATTATGTGTTGATTAAAGAAGAAAAAACGAGAAGATACATCAAAGATTTTTCTCTGAAAATAAAGGATTTCACCAAAGAAATGTTCGAAAAACTAATCAGATTGGGATTTCCTACTGCATTGCAACTATTTTTTGAGGTAACGGCTTTTGCTGGTGCTGCTTTTATCTGCGGATTGATTTCTGCAAAAGACATTGCAGCCCATCAAATTGCCCTTTCTATGGCGAGTTTCACTTTTAATCTTTGTGTTGGATTCAGTGTAGCTTCTACGGTAATGATTGGAAGAAAATTAGGCGAAAAAGACTTTGTTAATCTAGAAAAAGTTGGTTTTAACAACTTGAAAATCGCTTTTATCTTTATGTTAATGTGCGGATTGGTTTTTATTCTTGGAAAAGATGTTTTACCCACATTTTTCACCAAAAAAGAAGATATTGCAGTGGTGGAATTGGCGTCTCAATTGATGATTATTGCAGCATTATTTCAATTATCAGACGGAATTCAAGTGACTGCTCTTGGTTGTCTTAGAGGAATACAAGACGTGAAAATTCCTTCTATTCTTACGTTTATCGCTTATTGGGTGATTGCCATTCCATTAGGTTATTATCTTACGGTTCCTATGAAGATGGGCGCTTTCGGAATGTGGATTGCTCTGGGAATTGGACTTACCATTTCGGCGGTGCTTTTGGTGATAAGATTTAGAAATCTTTCGGAGAAAAGAATTAAAGCTCAGTCCAACTAA
- a CDS encoding TonB-dependent receptor plug domain-containing protein encodes MVLSIKTKDIQEITFRGKGKPKNTDLTSLEISAKQAQIVASLSGGVEGLIKSLPSVNSNAELSSQYMVRGGNYDENLIYINDIEIYRPFLVRNSLQEGMSIINPDMVSMINFSAGGFEAKYGDKMSSALNIYYRQPSKTEISGEASLIGGRLSLGLASKNKKLSALFSGRYRNTNLVLNTLNEDTDFNPQYFDFQSYINYYINDKWSVSFLGYWSKNDYEMIPNYKEVDFGTVQQPIKLLVGYEGKEDDSYKNMMGTASITYKPNKKLSVTLDNFAYQNREREYYTIASGYLLQTFDPVTGDPNSSYDAGGQIDHARNDLLARTYGSQLRLKFSPNANTDIEVGAKFEKEMLKDLTNEWQLVDSLGYSTPRTYLNPGVLDASDLKLKYNISGNNEINPTRISGYAQFSKKLYWGENRVFINGGVRAQQWSFNKETLISPRAQFAIKPDWDADMLFRISGGVYYQAPYYKEIKDLDGTFNKNIKAQKSIQLILANDYEFKMVDRPFKLTTELYYKKMNDLIPYYIDNVRIRYSGKNNSEGYAYGVDTRLFGEFVPGVDSWISVSYARAKENIDGRGYIARPTDQRFRFSMFYQDYMPKFPSMKVNLTLLFASGLPNGASLFADPYEYTKTLPSYKRVDIGLEKVFIDQKDNKATGDFWRKCKELSFGVQIFNAFNINNTIANQWITDVNSSYIYPVPVRLTGRFFNVKLNFKF; translated from the coding sequence ATGGTACTTTCCATTAAAACCAAAGATATTCAAGAAATTACCTTCCGTGGAAAAGGAAAACCAAAGAATACAGACCTTACTTCTCTTGAAATTTCTGCAAAACAAGCACAGATTGTAGCTTCGCTTTCTGGTGGTGTAGAAGGTTTGATTAAGTCTTTACCTTCGGTAAATTCTAATGCCGAATTGTCATCGCAATACATGGTGAGAGGTGGTAATTATGATGAAAATTTAATTTACATCAATGATATTGAGATTTACAGACCATTTTTAGTGAGAAATTCTTTGCAAGAAGGAATGAGCATCATTAATCCAGATATGGTTTCTATGATTAACTTTTCTGCAGGTGGTTTCGAAGCGAAATATGGCGATAAAATGAGTTCTGCGCTTAATATTTATTACAGACAACCTTCTAAAACCGAAATCTCAGGTGAGGCAAGTCTTATTGGCGGAAGATTGTCATTAGGTTTAGCTTCTAAGAATAAAAAATTATCTGCTTTATTCTCAGGAAGATACAGAAACACCAATTTGGTTCTGAATACGTTAAATGAAGATACGGATTTTAATCCTCAATATTTTGATTTTCAATCGTATATCAATTATTACATCAATGATAAATGGTCGGTTTCATTTTTAGGATATTGGTCGAAAAATGACTATGAAATGATTCCAAACTACAAAGAAGTAGATTTTGGAACCGTACAACAACCGATAAAATTATTGGTTGGTTATGAAGGAAAAGAAGATGATTCTTATAAAAACATGATGGGAACTGCTTCTATCACGTATAAACCAAACAAAAAATTAAGTGTAACGTTAGATAATTTTGCCTATCAAAACAGGGAAAGAGAATATTATACCATTGCTTCAGGTTATTTATTGCAAACCTTTGATCCTGTAACAGGAGACCCTAATTCTAGTTATGATGCTGGTGGACAAATAGATCATGCAAGAAATGATTTATTAGCAAGAACGTATGGAAGTCAATTAAGACTTAAATTTTCTCCAAATGCCAATACAGATATAGAAGTAGGTGCAAAATTCGAGAAAGAAATGCTTAAAGACCTTACGAATGAATGGCAATTAGTAGATTCTTTGGGTTACAGCACACCGAGAACTTATTTGAATCCGGGAGTTTTAGACGCGTCTGATTTAAAATTGAAATACAATATTTCTGGAAATAACGAAATCAATCCTACGAGAATTTCTGGTTATGCACAATTTTCTAAAAAATTGTATTGGGGAGAAAACAGAGTTTTTATTAATGGTGGAGTAAGAGCGCAACAATGGAGTTTTAACAAAGAAACTTTAATTTCACCAAGAGCACAATTCGCGATAAAACCAGATTGGGATGCAGATATGCTTTTCAGAATTTCGGGAGGAGTTTATTATCAAGCGCCTTATTACAAAGAAATCAAAGATTTAGACGGAACATTTAATAAAAATATTAAAGCTCAAAAATCAATTCAACTTATCTTAGCAAATGATTATGAGTTCAAAATGGTTGACAGACCATTTAAATTGACCACAGAATTGTATTACAAAAAAATGAATGATTTAATTCCGTATTATATTGATAATGTTAGAATTAGATATTCAGGAAAAAATAATTCCGAAGGTTATGCTTATGGAGTTGATACCAGATTGTTCGGTGAATTTGTTCCAGGTGTAGATTCTTGGATTTCTGTAAGTTATGCCAGAGCAAAAGAAAATATTGATGGAAGAGGCTATATTGCAAGACCAACTGACCAAAGATTTAGATTTTCGATGTTTTATCAGGATTATATGCCGAAATTCCCAAGTATGAAAGTTAATCTTACGTTATTATTTGCAAGCGGTTTACCAAATGGAGCTTCATTATTTGCAGACCCTTATGAATACACCAAAACTTTACCTTCTTACAAACGAGTAGACATTGGTTTAGAAAAAGTTTTCATTGATCAAAAAGACAACAAAGCAACGGGTGATTTCTGGAGAAAATGTAAAGAACTATCATTTGGAGTGCAAATTTTCAATGCTTTCAATATTAATAATACCATTGCTAATCAATGGATTACCGATGTTAATTCAAGTTATATTTATCCAGTTCCTGTAAGATTAACGGGTAGGTTTTTTAATGTGAAATTAAATTTCAAATTTTAA